TCGATTGCGCGTCGTTTGCAGGATCCATTGGCTGAGCTTGTCAAAGTGGAGCCCAAATCCCTAGGAGTGGGGCAGTATCAGCACGATGTGTATCAAGCTTTATTGGAAAAAAAGTTGCATGATGTTGTCGAGAGTTGTGTGAACCAGGTGGGAGTGAATTTGAATACCGCCAGCCCCTCTCTTTTGTCCTATGTTGTGGGAATCGGTCCATCGCTTTCAAAAAAAATTGTGCAGTTTCGTGAGGAGAGAGGCGAGTTTAAATCGCGTCAGCAGTTAATGGAGGTCTCAGGTTTAGGTGCGCGTGCATTTGAACAGTCGGCTGGCTTTCTCCGTATACAAGGAGGTGAAAATCCTTTGGACAGCTCTGCCGTTCATCCCGAAAGGTATGAACTCGTGAAGCAGATGGCAAAGGACTTGGGAGTTACCGTTGAAGAGCTTGTTGGCGATCCAAAAAGAGCGGAAGCGATCGACCTTGGCCGCTATCAATCGGGCGAAGTGGGTTTCGAAACCCTGAAAGATATTTTAGACGAGCTGAAGAAGCCTGGTCGCGACCCCAGAAAATCGTTTGAACCGCCAAAATTTCGAGATGATGTTACTAAAATCGAGGATTTGAAAGCAGGCATGGAACTGGAAGGGGTTGTAACGAATGTAACCGCATTTGGTGCGTTTGTCGATATTGGAGTGCATCAGGATGGTTTAGTGCATATCTCTGAGTTGTCAGATCAATTTATTAAAGAGCCCAGCGATGTGGTTAAAGCGGGAGACAGGCTTAAAGTCAGAGTGCTCGATGTCGATCAGAAGTTAAAGCGGATCTCTTTGAGTGCGAAATCAAAAAGCAAGGGAACGGCTCCAATAGCGAAGAAAAAAAGGGAGCAGGCTCCAAATCAGAAAAAGGGGGCGTTTTCGCATCATCCTTTTAGTTCTTTATAGAAGCATTTTTCTCTTGCCAATAGGTGAGGATTTATGAAATAAGAGAGAATAGGAGCAGGACTGCTTTTGGAGGGGGTTCATGAATCCTATATCCTTGAATTTCAATTTAAAGCAAACGCAAAATGTGAAGCAGCTTCAGCGGTTGATGGTGTCGCCGCAGATGCAGCAGGCTCTCAATTTTATGCAGATGCCCATTCAGGAGATGATCGAAGCGATCGAGCAGGAAATGGAGTTAAATCCTGTAATCGAACTGATGGAAGAGGAGCCGGCAGAGCAAGAAACTGTAAAAGAAGAGGATGTTTCGGCCGAAAAAGAGCTCGATTTCAATGGCGACGACTTTGAGATCATGAAGCGGCTTGATGAGGATTTTAGAGATCATTTCGCCCAAAGCGAAAACTATTCGCTTTATCGAACACAGGAAGAGGAAAAACTCAAAACATTTTTAGAGCAATCGATACCGGTTAAAGAGACACTGTATGAGCATTTAGTCAAGCAAGCGCGTGAGAGTCTGGACTCTTTGGAAGAGATTGCGATTGCGGAGTTGTTGATCGGGTATTTTGATGAGGACGGATTTTTCACGAATTCCATCGAGGAAGCCTCTCAATTAAGCGGTTATTCTGTCGAAGCTTTGAAAAAGGTGCTGACTGAGATCCAGACGTTTGAGCCGTTCGGCGTGGGAGCAACTTCTCTTCAGCACTCCTTACTCATTCAATTGGAGAGAAAAAATTTAAAGAATTCTCTCTCCTATCGCATTGTTCAGGAACACTACAGCGATCTGCTTCACAACCGCATTCCGGAAATTAAAAAACAGCTGGGACGCTCTCTTCAGGAGGTCAATGAGGCTGTGCAGAAAACAATTGTCCGTCTTGATTTCCACCCTGGGAGAAGATATGTTGAAAATGTTGTGCAGCATATTGTTCCGGATGTTTCTTTGAAAGAAGAGGGGGAAGAACTGGTTGTTGCCGTCAACGATGATTATGTTCCCACACTGCGCTTGAACAGGCGTTATTTGCGCATGATGGAGGATCCTTCAGTTTCCAGAGAGACGAAAGAATTTATCAAAGGAAAGCTGCTTTCGGCCAAATGGCTGCTTAAAAATATCGATCAAAGGAATGAGACGATATTCCGCATTGTAACCTACTTGGCTAAAGTGCAAAAAGGGTATTTTATCAACCCTGAAGGATCTCTTACTCCGTTGACGATGAAGCAGGTTGCCGATGAATTGGGCGTTCATGAATCCACTGTCGCTCGAGCCGTATCGCAAAAATATTTAGATTCTCCTCGCGGAATTGTCTCCTTGAAATCTTTGTTTACAAATGCTTATCGGACTGATATGGGGGAAGATATCTCTTCTCGAACCGTTAAGGAAGCGTTGGCTAAGCTGATCGATGAGGAAAATAAACAATGTCCTTTTTCCGATGAAAAGCTATCAAAGCTCTTGGAGAGGAGGGGCATCCACTGCGCAAGGCGCACAGTGGCCAAATACCGCTCTCAGCTGCAAATCGGCAATGCTTTTCAGCGGCGAGAATATCTGTCCTAAAAAAATATTCCTTGCAAGACAAGCAA
This genomic window from Waddlia chondrophila WSU 86-1044 contains:
- the rpoN gene encoding RNA polymerase factor sigma-54, yielding MNPISLNFNLKQTQNVKQLQRLMVSPQMQQALNFMQMPIQEMIEAIEQEMELNPVIELMEEEPAEQETVKEEDVSAEKELDFNGDDFEIMKRLDEDFRDHFAQSENYSLYRTQEEEKLKTFLEQSIPVKETLYEHLVKQARESLDSLEEIAIAELLIGYFDEDGFFTNSIEEASQLSGYSVEALKKVLTEIQTFEPFGVGATSLQHSLLIQLERKNLKNSLSYRIVQEHYSDLLHNRIPEIKKQLGRSLQEVNEAVQKTIVRLDFHPGRRYVENVVQHIVPDVSLKEEGEELVVAVNDDYVPTLRLNRRYLRMMEDPSVSRETKEFIKGKLLSAKWLLKNIDQRNETIFRIVTYLAKVQKGYFINPEGSLTPLTMKQVADELGVHESTVARAVSQKYLDSPRGIVSLKSLFTNAYRTDMGEDISSRTVKEALAKLIDEENKQCPFSDEKLSKLLERRGIHCARRTVAKYRSQLQIGNAFQRREYLS